A genomic stretch from Agarivorans sp. Alg241-V36 includes:
- the secE gene encoding preprotein translocase subunit SecE, translated as MSTSTENQSGSLDGLKWALAALILIAAVVGNYLYTDMSILVRVIGVVIAVIAALGIASQTNKGKQAFEFAKESRMEVRKVIWPTRQEAIQTTMIVLAATAFMSLILWGLDAILVRLVAFVTGVGI; from the coding sequence ATGAGTACCAGTACTGAAAACCAAAGTGGGTCGTTAGATGGCCTAAAATGGGCATTAGCTGCTCTAATTTTAATTGCCGCTGTTGTAGGTAACTACCTATATACAGATATGTCGATTTTGGTTCGCGTAATCGGTGTAGTGATTGCCGTGATTGCCGCTTTAGGCATTGCCTCGCAAACCAATAAAGGTAAGCAAGCCTTCGAATTTGCTAAAGAGTCGCGTATGGAAGTGCGTAAGGTGATCTGGCCTACTCGTCAAGAAGCCATTCAAACTACCATGATTGTATTAGCTGCTACTGCATTCATGTCACTAATTTTGTGGGGCCTAGATGCGATATTGGTTCGCCTAGTTGCCTTTGTAACAGGGGTAGGTATCTAA
- the nusG gene encoding transcription termination/antitermination protein NusG: MTEERKLRWYVVQAFSGYEARVSKSLKEYIQIHSMEDSFGEILVPTEEVVEMRAGQKRKSERKFFPGYVLVQMDLNDESWHLVKSVPRVLGFIGGTAERPAPISDKEAKAILDRLDETSDKPRPKTLFEPGEVVRVTDGPFADFNGTIEEVDYEKSRVKVSVLIFGRATPVELEFGQIEKG; this comes from the coding sequence ATGACTGAAGAGCGCAAATTGCGTTGGTACGTGGTTCAGGCTTTTTCTGGCTATGAAGCTCGCGTATCTAAATCATTAAAAGAGTACATTCAAATCCATTCTATGGAAGATTCTTTTGGTGAGATTCTAGTACCGACTGAAGAAGTAGTTGAAATGCGCGCCGGTCAAAAACGTAAGAGTGAGCGCAAGTTCTTCCCTGGTTACGTTTTGGTTCAAATGGATCTAAACGACGAAAGCTGGCACTTGGTTAAAAGTGTGCCGCGGGTACTAGGCTTTATTGGTGGAACGGCCGAGCGCCCAGCACCAATCTCAGATAAAGAAGCCAAAGCTATCTTGGATCGCTTGGATGAAACCAGTGATAAGCCAAGACCAAAAACTCTATTCGAACCAGGCGAAGTGGTTCGTGTTACCGATGGCCCATTCGCCGACTTCAACGGTACTATCGAAGAAGTGGATTACGAAAAAAGCCGCGTAAAAGTATCAGTATTGATTTTCGGACGAGCTACACCAGTAGAGCTAGAATTCGGACAAATCGAGAAAGGCTGA